The Candidatus Acidiferrales bacterium genomic interval CTATCAGCCATTACCAATCAGCGGACAACGTTTCCATGTTTTGGGTAGTAGTTTTGACCTCAATCTTGTGCCATGTTGAAACCAAACGGTCAAGAAATTGGTTCATATTCTTAAAGCTGGGCGGACGAAGAGATGCGTCAGAACAAGCCTTATGTGGTAAATTCCGCCCGGCTTTTCTTTTTATTCAACGGGTCGTCAATGCCTGGGTCTCGATTCGTATCCTTCTACGAATGATGAAGGCATTCAATATTGTGAAACCAATTGACGTGATATAGCAGGAAAAAATAAGCGGTATCACGGCGAGCTCCGTTATCACCGCAACGTAATTAGGATGGCGTAGAATCTTATAAGGCCCAGTCTTCAGTAAGGGACGACGCGGAGTGATAAGGACCTTCGTATTCCAGTATGTCCCAAGCGTGACCATTGCCCAATAACGCAGAATTTGTGCGGCACAAAAAATCATGAAGAGAATAATCCACCATTCGCTCAATGTCGTTCTGAAGATTGATTTTTCGAGAATGAGAGAAACGAAGAATGCTACGTGCATCCCCACGATGAAACGATACCCAACGTTGTCGATTTCAACAGCACCGATGCTTACTAAATTTTTTTCATGACGTTTAGCAAGTACCAGCTCGCAGGCTCTCTGCGCCATTATGACGAGAAGAAAAATCCAGAAGAAGTTCAATTTGTTTTAAATAATACCAA includes:
- a CDS encoding isoprenylcysteine carboxylmethyltransferase family protein — encoded protein: MAQRACELVLAKRHEKNLVSIGAVEIDNVGYRFIVGMHVAFFVSLILEKSIFRTTLSEWWIILFMIFCAAQILRYWAMVTLGTYWNTKVLITPRRPLLKTGPYKILRHPNYVAVITELAVIPLIFSCYITSIGFTILNAFIIRRRIRIETQALTTR